ATGTGGGACCAACGAACAAACGCTACATGAGACTCCACAGGAGTGAGATGAGGGGAGAGCTTGGGTGACCCAACGCCCTCTTCATTGGGTGCTCTTTGTTCCTTCTCGGGCTATCTCTTTTCTGCAGAGAATATGGCCGAGTCGTGGGTGGTGTGTCGGTAATGTAGAAGTACTCGGTACTTGGTGAATGTGGCTGTTGATAAGGCATTACCACGGAGTAAGTGGCATGACACCCGGGGCATTTGCGATTTGTCTAGGACTCcgaggaatattctaaaatcgatttttttgtttttcgggCTTTTCTCGTTTTGCGAAACAGAATTAATCTCAattaaaaaagagaaattgcAAATTCTTTATTCTTATGTTCTCGTTTTTAACATTAACAATTGCATGGATGAATATGAGTATTATAATTCTTCTCGTGTTGGTGAGGTAGATGATCTCTCTGGAGGAAATCCCCAGAAGAATGTCGGATATCCTTTGACATCCCTTTCTCTTGCGACAAATGCACTATATGATGAAATGCAGTTTCCTATGAAATAATTGGATCTTCCTAGAATCGCTAGATCCAGGTGGGGAGACACTGGGTCAGGCTGTCTATGAACTgtgatctaaaaaaaattttcaaacgttcaTCTTGTCGATTCACAGATGGAAGTCCCCCAGGCACCCTTCATACTCACTTCCATCCTAGACAGGGCTTTTGAGAGATCTTCAATCATATAATTACTATCAGACGCTACGAAAACTGATTTTACATTCTTCCCATTCCGAATTACACGTTTGATGTGCTTCAGAATGAGCTCCCAAGAAGGCAGACACATCCCCGGAGTTGCCTTCCCTCTCTCATTTCTGTATCCGAGACATTGGGGGGCAGCAAATAAATTTGGGGTGCTTGCGATGAACTCGCAGGCCCTCACCTACAATTatcataacaaaaattttgaaattcaatgataaatattcTGTAAATGGAAGTCGAGAAAAACAATTGTGGTTTTACCCAGTCCATTCCATTTCGAAGATGGATTCCAATGAAGGCACCCTTGGGTAAAGTCTCTTTTATGAATTTCTTCGCCTTGTTCTGCAATTCGTCGTTCCACACAACGCATTTCTGGAGATATTTATTCTCCAGTTGCACGGGAAAACTTGCTGGGGCACCAGTAAAGGCTAATACTGGCCAGGAAACTGGTGGATATTTTCTCTTCCACTGGTTTGCTATATCAGTGTGATGCACGTCGTAGTGGAAGGGACCGTAGAATTCAGAATTTACAAAGTCAACATTGAATCTGTTCCAGAAGGGACCGAAAGGGCTCCCTTCCTTGGCGTTGCAGGTGTCTTTGCTCCCACGGGGTGAGTAACAAAACgctaaaatgaataatttttaatctaaTCGTTTCCATACAAATTAACATCACTGGAAATACTCACATATCCTTTGTGTATCTGGCCACACTAGGGGTGCCAGCTCCTCCATAAATTTCTCCATTAAAATAACTTTGTGACATTTCTCTAATTCCGTTACGTTGAAATATGTGTCATAAGGGATTTGCATCTGAAATACGGAGTTTCTTAGTGATGCCTAGTCtgcgaataaaataattgagaagGAATCTTACAGAAGTAGCTTCTCCAGTCCTGTATTCCACCCAGGGAGGAATGACAAATGTTCGATTGAGGGCTTTGGCGAAGCCAAGAGCCCCCAGAAAGTGATCTGCCTGATTACCAAATCGTCCTagtgagtaaaaaaattatttatgtattAAAAAAGCATGAGATCCTTAGCCCATCATTGTTATCATCATCCCAACTGCTATTtccatcaattaaaattagttCAAGTCATGTAATCTACTCTGGAAACGAACCTATCCATCTTAACCTCAAAATATCAAGTTGAActtctaaaattaatttttttatctattatTGACGTGACAAAGTATTTAATGTAttcaaaatggaatttttgggCTCTTTCGAAGCAAATCCATTCTTATTCAAATTTCATATATAATACTTACCCATACAGGGGCAATAAACTATATACCCATTGCTGTCGACATCGACATGATTAGACAATATATCACCAGTTAaactaaacaataaaaaaacaatggaaAATGCTTTCATCGTGAGCACTGGATGGCATGTGGAAAACAACAATAAAACAACTGATAGACACAAGTCCACCGGCATCAGTTGCTATAGCAACAGACCCTTACGAAGGTGCAGGGAATATAGAAAATTATGTACAGTATAATACGAACAGAGGaccgggaaaatatttttatttcggtAAATCTCATTATCAGGCATTTCTCTGGACTTATTAACTATCGCAATTAAAACAATACGAGGGGACAATTATTTAGGCAACTGCGGAGGTCCTGGTGGCACAAGACATGCTCCTTTGTACATTGGACCTGTTGGAGCTGGTTTGAGAGTGAATAGAGAGCCGAACATAACGTGCTGAATTACTGGGAATTTCAATAAAAcctgaaaacaaaaatcaaatgatgTTCCCTGATgacaaatttaataattatgtaaATAAAATGGTTTATGGGCGTTTACTTCTGCTTTGTACATCCTTATGAGACCTGCATTAACCCTCGCCCATGATGGGACAGCACTTACATTCCATAATTGATTGGAATGTTCAGCAAATGGGCCGATTTTAACCTACACATCAACAATTAAATTAGAATTCAAAACCATATGTAGATTCCCAAAATCACATTCCAGAAAATTTTGTCCATGGCTTTCTCACCTTCGAGATGAACTCAATGGAcgatagaaataaataatttttgctaTGGGCTTCGACTACCCCTGGATCCACGAAATGACGAGGTTCAATTCTGTGGTGACCTTGACACAAAGCAacgaagaattaaaaaaatatgtttcatTCTccctaataaattaattttgcggCAATTTACCTATTAACTGGGCACTTCCCCAGACAAACGGCACGAATTGATAATCATCGAGACTCCAGACACCGTGACTACCTGCTGGCTCCATCCTGTAGGCCAGCTGCAACCGCCTTATGAATTCCATGTACCTGAAATCGAGAGATCCGATGCTGCAATTTGTTCTTCAAATTCTGTAGTAATCACAGCTTAATCAATACAAAAAATCACCTGGTGAAGACTTTATTGACAGCTGCCACTTTATCATCGGCCCGATAAGCTCCTATTTTGAACAGACAACACAGAAACATTACGAAGGCCATTTCGTGACCTGTACCATAGTCGATTCTCGTTGCATTGCCGAATCCTTCACAGAGATATTGACTCAGCTCAGGGACCGATTTGTGTAAATCCTCGGATAATACTTTCTTCAACTCTTCTGCACTCCTCTAATTGCGGACACATTATTAAATCTTTAGAATTAATGATAGGGACAATAGCTATTATGATAGAATAATGATAAAACTTATTTATTCCTGACCTCGAGGAGTCGTGCATGCCAAAGACGAAACGATTTGTTTCCAAATCTCTGCGGCTGATCTGTTGGTGGGATTTCTGTCAGCCATTGATCGAATGTATCCAGCATAACGACTGTATTTAAAACTGCCTGAGATGCTGGATATTCTGAGTTGACAGCTTTACCCTGAACGGCCTCATTCAGAGCCAATATAAAGCCGAAGTATTCCTAGAAAAATAAAGAGGggataattgattgatttccaGCTGACGAATTtattcagaggaaaaatctTAAAATGAGTGATGTGTCGTGCTTACACTGTACGCTTCTGACTTTTCCCAAATCTGCATATCATCTGGAGTTTTGATACCTTTCACTGGCACCTCAAACACGTGATCCTTCCCTGGAGATTATTGTTCATTACTTAACAAATACATTTACCTAATAATTAGTGCCAATTTGTAAAGATCCAACGTACCAACAACTCCATGCTCAACCAGATGAGCTCCTGGCACTGACATTTCTTCTACAAAATCGAGAGAAATGActttgtaaataaaaacaatgacattattattcaacaattttttattcacctctGTGGAATATTGAAATCCAGTAACAGTATTGCTGCTATCAATTTCCAATCTCCTGATAATAAACCGGGAAGTTTGCGGCTACAAACATAATAAGAATAGTTTTGATCTTGTTGCCACGACATCTCTCCAAATTTACCGAAGCTCATCCACGAAGAGCGTTATCTGGTGAGTCCTATGACGAAGACAGGTTAGCTCTGGGTATGCGAGGGAAAGTTACGACTGTATCCAAATAAATGAAGTCATATGGCTGTGTACACTTGTAAAACAACAAATGAAATATGCTTTGATATGGTACACCATCAAAATTCTGTaaacagtgaatttttttcctgagtCGAAACAAAGTTGGTTGGAAATCCTATTATCAGGTATGTCACACAGGTCAATAATCAGCAGTCAGGTTAATAGGATCCTTGCTGAAGCTGTGAATGTGTTTTGATATTCCTAGACATCGTATATGTGCCTTAAAAACGTTAAAAATGTACTCCCCTGCGGAAATTGAGAGAAAGCGGATGCTGGCACTGCAGAAAAAGGCCCAACTGAATCAAAATC
The window above is part of the Diachasmimorpha longicaudata isolate KC_UGA_2023 chromosome 9, iyDiaLong2, whole genome shotgun sequence genome. Proteins encoded here:
- the LOC135166156 gene encoding GDP-fucose protein O-fucosyltransferase 1; amino-acid sequence: MPVDLCLSVVLLLFSTCHPVLTMKAFSIVFLLFSLTGDILSNHVDVDSNGYIVYCPCMGRFGNQADHFLGALGFAKALNRTFVIPPWVEYRTGEATSMQIPYDTYFNVTELEKCHKVILMEKFMEELAPLVWPDTQRISFCYSPRGSKDTCNAKEGSPFGPFWNRFNVDFVNSEFYGPFHYDVHHTDIANQWKRKYPPVSWPVLAFTGAPASFPVQLENKYLQKCVVWNDELQNKAKKFIKETLPKGAFIGIHLRNGMDWVRACEFIASTPNLFAAPQCLGYRNERGKATPGMCLPSWELILKHIKRVIRNGKNVKSVFVASDSNYMIEDLSKALSRMEITVHRQPDPVSPHLDLAILGRSNYFIGNCISSYSAFVARERDVKGYPTFFWGFPPERSSTSPTREEL
- the LOC135166169 gene encoding serine/threonine-protein phosphatase 2A activator, whose protein sequence is MSVPGAHLVEHGVVGKDHVFEVPVKGIKTPDDMQIWEKSEAYSEYFGFILALNEAVQGKAVNSEYPASQAVLNTVVMLDTFDQWLTEIPPTDQPQRFGNKSFRLWHARLLERSAEELKKVLSEDLHKSVPELSQYLCEGFGNATRIDYGTGHEMAFVMFLCCLFKIGAYRADDKVAAVNKVFTRYMEFIRRLQLAYRMEPAGSHGVWSLDDYQFVPFVWGSAQLIGHHRIEPRHFVDPGVVEAHSKNYLFLSSIEFISKVKIGPFAEHSNQLWNVSAVPSWARVNAGLIRMYKAEVLLKFPVIQHVMFGSLFTLKPAPTGPMYKGACLVPPGPPQLPK